One Coraliomargarita parva genomic window carries:
- a CDS encoding HNH endonuclease: MKNTPTFNKIISILRSGKQTSCVYCGYSFVASPEAIRFATVEHLLPQAKTSKRRGSNCQNNTYLCCYKCNTIRRDSLPEGIIKDEIENPSSKTPSWLVEVNTGKAPRYYIKTKKMRDKLIREIKEQFIIPESRRLFETWTDIVWNIQSEKDLEEDDSGAKNDTVTKSQKKNENTKRKKSIPKENDYPPGFNPYVVDLRFPGTFGSQQYDKIDPTRR, translated from the coding sequence ATGAAAAACACACCCACATTTAATAAAATCATAAGCATATTAAGAAGTGGTAAGCAGACATCTTGCGTTTACTGTGGTTACTCATTCGTCGCATCACCTGAAGCTATACGATTTGCCACAGTTGAGCATTTATTGCCTCAAGCAAAAACATCAAAACGAAGAGGATCAAACTGCCAAAACAACACATACCTCTGTTGCTACAAATGTAATACAATCAGACGAGACTCACTTCCTGAGGGGATAATCAAAGATGAAATTGAAAACCCTAGCTCTAAAACCCCGAGCTGGTTAGTCGAAGTGAATACCGGAAAAGCACCTCGCTATTACATAAAGACAAAAAAAATGAGAGATAAACTAATCCGAGAGATCAAGGAGCAGTTTATTATCCCCGAGAGCAGGCGCTTATTTGAAACGTGGACAGATATCGTATGGAATATCCAATCAGAGAAAGATCTAGAGGAAGATGATTCAGGTGCAAAAAATGACACAGTCACTAAGTCCCAGAAGAAAAATGAAAATACGAAAAGGAAGAAATCTATTCCGAAAGAAAATGATTATCCACCTGGCTTTAATCCATATGTTGTAGACTTAAGGTTCCCTGGAACTTTCGGATCTCAGCAATACGATAAAATAGACCCAACCAGACGGTAG